The following are encoded together in the Bradyrhizobium sp. CCGUVB1N3 genome:
- a CDS encoding NADH-quinone oxidoreductase subunit M, with translation MTTWPILSVTTFLPLVGALLVYAVRGDDEAARRNARWIALWTTLITFAVSLLLVVRFDPSVADFQFVEKANWLAVGITYHMGVDGISLPFVILTTALMPFCIIASWTAIQTRVREYMMAFLILETLMIGTFSALDLVLFYLFFEGGLIPMFLIIGIWGGPRRVYASFKFFLYTFLGSVLMLLAIMALYWNGSTTDIPTLMHTAVPRSLQTWAWLAFFASFAVKMPMWPVHTWLPDAHVEAPTAGSVILAAILLKMGGYGFLRFSLPMFPLASHDFAPLIFTLSTIAIVYTSLVAMMQEDMKKLIAYSSVAHMGFVTMGIFAGTMQGVAGGVFQMISHGIVSGALFLCVGVVYDRMHTREIAAYGGLVNRMPLYALTFMVFTMANVGLPGTSGFVGEFMTLLGTFKVSLPTAFFATTGVILSACYALWLYRKVVFGALVKPSLTTIKDLTFRECLTLFPLIALTILFGVYPKPVLDMSAASVQQLVNNYNTAVTAVKAAALLQ, from the coding sequence ATGACAACCTGGCCCATCCTTTCCGTCACCACCTTCCTGCCGCTCGTCGGCGCGCTGCTCGTCTACGCCGTTCGCGGCGACGACGAGGCGGCGCGGCGCAATGCGCGCTGGATTGCGCTGTGGACCACGCTGATCACCTTTGCGGTGTCGCTGCTCCTGGTCGTGCGCTTCGATCCGTCGGTCGCGGATTTCCAGTTCGTCGAGAAGGCCAATTGGCTCGCGGTCGGCATCACTTATCACATGGGTGTTGACGGCATCTCCCTGCCGTTCGTGATCCTGACCACGGCCTTGATGCCATTCTGCATCATCGCGAGCTGGACGGCGATCCAGACCCGGGTGCGCGAATACATGATGGCGTTCCTGATCCTGGAAACGCTGATGATCGGCACCTTCTCGGCGCTCGATCTCGTGCTGTTCTATTTGTTCTTCGAGGGCGGCCTGATCCCGATGTTCCTGATCATCGGCATCTGGGGTGGTCCGCGTCGGGTCTATGCCTCGTTCAAGTTCTTCCTCTACACGTTCCTCGGCTCGGTGCTAATGCTGCTCGCCATCATGGCGCTGTACTGGAACGGCAGCACCACCGACATCCCGACCCTGATGCACACCGCCGTGCCGCGGTCGTTGCAGACCTGGGCGTGGCTGGCCTTCTTCGCCTCCTTCGCGGTGAAGATGCCGATGTGGCCGGTGCACACCTGGCTGCCCGATGCGCACGTCGAGGCGCCGACCGCGGGCTCGGTGATCCTGGCGGCGATCCTGCTGAAGATGGGGGGCTACGGCTTCCTGCGCTTCTCGCTGCCGATGTTCCCGCTGGCGTCGCACGACTTCGCGCCGCTGATCTTCACGCTCTCGACCATCGCCATCGTCTACACCTCGCTGGTGGCGATGATGCAGGAGGACATGAAGAAGCTGATCGCGTACTCCTCGGTCGCGCATATGGGCTTCGTCACCATGGGCATTTTCGCGGGCACCATGCAGGGTGTCGCCGGCGGCGTGTTCCAGATGATCTCGCACGGCATCGTCTCCGGCGCGCTGTTCCTCTGCGTCGGCGTCGTCTACGACCGCATGCACACCCGCGAGATCGCGGCCTATGGCGGCCTCGTCAACCGGATGCCGCTCTACGCGCTGACCTTCATGGTCTTCACCATGGCCAATGTCGGTCTGCCCGGCACCTCTGGCTTCGTCGGCGAGTTCATGACACTGCTCGGCACCTTCAAGGTCTCGCTCCCGACCGCGTTCTTCGCCACGACGGGCGTGATCCTGTCGGCATGCTATGCCCTCTGGCTCTACCGCAAGGTCGTGTTCGGGGCGCTGGTGAAGCCGTCGCTGACGACCATCAAGGACCTCACCTTCCGGGAGTGCCTGACGCTGTTCCCGCTGATCGCTCTGACGATCCTGTTCGGCGTCTATCCGAAGCCGGTCCTCGATATGTCGGCCGCCTCGGTCCAGCAACTCGTCAACAATTACAACACCGCGGTGACGGCCGTGAAGGCCGCCGCACTGCTCCAGTGA
- the nuoF gene encoding NADH-quinone oxidoreductase subunit NuoF produces MLEDKDRIFKNLYGLHDWGLEGARRRGAWDGTKAIIDKGRDWIINEMKASGLRGRGGAGFPTGLKWSFMPKESTDGRPSYLVVNADESEPGTCKDREIMRHDPHLLIEGCLIASFAMNAHACYIYVRGEFIREREHLQAAIDQAYEAKLVGKDNVNGWPFDIYVAHGAGAYICGEETALLESLEGKKGQPRLKPPFPANVGLFGCPTTVNNVESIAVAPDILRRGAAWFAGIGRPNNVGTKLFCISGHVERPCNVEEAMGIPFRELIDKHCGGIRGGWDNLKAVIPGGSSVRMVPAEQIIDTPMDFDSLSKLRSGLGTAAVIVMDKSTDLIRAIARISYFYKHESCGQCTPCREGTGWMWRVLTRMAEGRAHKREIDMLLEVTKQVEGHTICALGDAAAWPIQGLIAHFRHEIEARIDQYSHKADIDDAGVRDPVNMVAAE; encoded by the coding sequence ATGCTCGAGGACAAGGACCGCATCTTCAAGAACCTCTACGGCCTCCATGATTGGGGGCTCGAGGGCGCGCGGCGCCGCGGCGCCTGGGACGGCACCAAGGCCATCATCGACAAGGGCCGCGACTGGATCATCAACGAGATGAAGGCCTCGGGGCTCCGCGGTCGCGGTGGCGCCGGCTTCCCGACCGGCCTGAAGTGGTCCTTCATGCCGAAGGAATCGACCGACGGGCGGCCGAGCTATCTCGTGGTGAATGCCGACGAGTCCGAGCCCGGCACCTGCAAGGACCGCGAGATCATGCGGCATGATCCGCATCTCCTGATCGAGGGCTGCCTGATCGCGAGCTTCGCGATGAACGCGCATGCCTGCTACATCTATGTCCGTGGCGAGTTCATTCGCGAGCGCGAGCACCTGCAAGCCGCGATCGACCAGGCCTACGAGGCCAAGCTGGTCGGCAAGGACAACGTCAACGGCTGGCCGTTCGATATCTACGTCGCCCACGGCGCCGGCGCCTATATCTGCGGCGAAGAGACCGCGCTGCTCGAGAGCCTGGAAGGCAAGAAGGGCCAGCCGCGGCTGAAGCCGCCGTTCCCGGCGAATGTCGGCCTGTTCGGCTGCCCGACCACGGTCAACAACGTCGAGTCGATCGCGGTTGCGCCTGACATCCTGCGGCGCGGCGCGGCCTGGTTCGCCGGCATCGGCCGTCCGAACAATGTCGGCACGAAACTGTTCTGCATCTCCGGTCATGTCGAGCGGCCCTGCAACGTCGAAGAGGCTATGGGCATTCCGTTCCGTGAGCTGATCGACAAGCATTGCGGCGGCATCCGCGGTGGCTGGGACAATCTGAAGGCCGTGATCCCCGGCGGCTCCTCGGTGCGCATGGTGCCGGCTGAGCAGATCATCGACACGCCGATGGACTTCGACAGCCTGAGCAAGCTGCGCTCGGGTCTCGGCACCGCGGCCGTGATCGTGATGGACAAGTCGACCGACCTGATCCGTGCGATCGCCCGCATCTCCTATTTCTACAAGCATGAGAGCTGCGGTCAGTGCACGCCGTGTCGCGAGGGCACGGGGTGGATGTGGCGCGTGCTCACCCGCATGGCCGAAGGTCGCGCCCACAAGCGCGAGATCGACATGCTGCTGGAAGTCACCAAGCAGGTCGAAGGCCACACCATCTGCGCGCTCGGCGACGCAGCCGCCTGGCCGATCCAGGGCCTGATCGCGCATTTCCGTCATGAGATCGAAGCGCGCATCGACCAGTATTCGCACAAGGCCGACATCGACGATGCCGGCGTCCGCGATCCCGTGAACATGGTCGCGGCGGAGTAG
- the nuoK gene encoding NADH-quinone oxidoreductase subunit NuoK translates to MTIGLGHYLAVGAILFTLGILGIFLNRKNIIVILMSIELILLAVNINFVAFSTFLGDIVGQVFALLVLTVAAAEAAIGLAILVVYFRNRGSIAVEDVNLMKG, encoded by the coding sequence ATGACGATCGGGCTCGGACACTATCTTGCCGTCGGCGCGATCCTGTTCACGCTCGGCATCCTCGGCATCTTCCTGAACCGCAAGAACATCATCGTCATCCTGATGTCGATCGAGCTGATCCTGCTCGCGGTCAACATCAACTTCGTGGCGTTCTCGACCTTCCTCGGCGACATCGTCGGCCAGGTCTTCGCGCTGCTGGTGTTGACGGTCGCGGCTGCGGAAGCCGCGATCGGTCTCGCCATCCTGGTGGTCTATTTCCGCAACCGCGGCTCGATCGCGGTTGAGGACGTCAATCTGATGAAGGGTTAA
- the nuoL gene encoding NADH-quinone oxidoreductase subunit L, which yields MVQAIVFLPLLGAILAGLIAIFGAHGRNPSGDTVEHHGDDHGHGDAHATAAHDDHAHDDHGHDDHHVSEPPAAGSRAAELITTALLFVSAALSWFTLVDVGFMHHDARIPLLPWILSGDLQVYWALRVDTLTAVMLVVVNTVSSLVHLYSIGYMDEDPYRPRFFGYLSLFTFAMLMLVTADNLVQLFFGWEGVGLASYLLIGFWYQKPSANAAAIKAFVVNRVGDFGFALGIFAVFALVGSTDFETIFHAAPGLTGKTINFFGWQADALTFACVLLFMGAMGKSAQFLLHTWLPDAMEGPTPVSALIHAATMVTAGVFMVARLSPLFELAPNAQAVVMFFGATTAFFAATVGLVQNDIKRIVAYSTCSQLGYMFVAMGAGAYSVGMFHLFTHAFFKALLFLGSGSVIYAMHHEQDIRNMGGLWRKIPYTFAVMTVGTLALTGFPLFAGYFSKDAIIESAYASHNPFSTYAYLLTIGAAGLTSFYSWRLVFKTFFGEPHDEKHYEAAHESPMWMLVPIGVLAAGSILSGFPFKEIFTGPHGVEEFFRESVKMNPHILEDMEHMPPLLGWLPFVMMVGGFLVSYLFYIRWTYLPVELARTQPMLYQFLLNKWYFDELYDVIFVRPAKWIGYQLWKKGDGAIIDGLGPDGVSKRVLDITRNVVKIQTGYLYHYAFAMLIGVAGLITWFMFGFGGQ from the coding sequence ATGGTTCAGGCAATTGTCTTTCTGCCTCTGCTGGGCGCCATTCTCGCCGGCCTGATCGCCATTTTCGGCGCGCATGGCCGCAACCCCAGCGGCGATACGGTCGAGCATCACGGCGACGATCACGGTCATGGCGACGCCCATGCGACGGCCGCCCATGATGATCATGCCCACGACGATCATGGCCACGACGACCACCACGTCTCCGAGCCGCCGGCGGCGGGCTCGCGCGCGGCTGAGCTGATCACGACGGCGCTGCTGTTCGTCTCGGCGGCCCTGTCCTGGTTCACGCTGGTCGACGTCGGCTTCATGCACCACGACGCGCGGATTCCGCTGCTGCCCTGGATCCTCTCCGGCGACCTCCAAGTCTACTGGGCGCTGCGGGTCGACACGCTCACGGCCGTGATGCTGGTGGTGGTCAACACCGTGTCATCGCTCGTGCACCTCTATTCCATCGGCTACATGGACGAGGATCCGTACCGGCCGCGCTTCTTCGGCTATCTCTCTTTGTTCACCTTCGCCATGCTGATGCTGGTGACGGCCGATAACCTCGTGCAGCTGTTCTTCGGCTGGGAAGGCGTGGGTCTGGCCAGCTATCTGCTGATCGGTTTCTGGTACCAGAAGCCGTCGGCGAACGCGGCGGCGATCAAGGCCTTCGTCGTCAACCGCGTCGGCGACTTCGGCTTCGCGCTCGGCATCTTTGCGGTGTTCGCGCTGGTCGGCTCGACCGATTTCGAGACGATCTTCCACGCGGCCCCCGGCCTCACCGGCAAGACCATCAACTTCTTCGGCTGGCAAGCCGATGCCCTGACATTCGCCTGCGTGCTGCTGTTCATGGGCGCGATGGGCAAGTCGGCGCAGTTCCTGCTGCACACCTGGTTGCCGGACGCGATGGAAGGCCCGACCCCGGTCTCGGCGCTGATCCACGCCGCGACCATGGTGACCGCGGGCGTCTTCATGGTGGCGCGGCTGTCACCGCTGTTCGAACTCGCGCCGAACGCGCAGGCCGTCGTGATGTTCTTCGGCGCGACCACGGCGTTCTTCGCCGCGACCGTCGGCCTCGTTCAGAACGACATCAAGCGCATCGTCGCCTACTCGACCTGTTCCCAGCTCGGCTACATGTTCGTGGCGATGGGGGCAGGGGCCTATTCGGTCGGCATGTTCCACCTGTTCACCCACGCCTTCTTCAAGGCGCTGTTGTTCTTGGGGAGCGGCTCGGTGATCTACGCGATGCATCACGAGCAGGACATCCGCAACATGGGCGGCTTGTGGCGCAAGATCCCCTATACGTTCGCGGTGATGACCGTCGGCACGCTGGCGCTGACCGGCTTCCCGCTGTTCGCCGGTTACTTCTCCAAGGATGCGATCATCGAGTCGGCTTATGCCTCGCATAATCCGTTCTCGACCTACGCCTACCTGCTGACCATCGGGGCCGCCGGCCTGACTTCGTTCTATTCCTGGCGCCTGGTGTTCAAGACCTTCTTCGGCGAGCCGCACGACGAGAAGCACTACGAGGCGGCACATGAGAGCCCGATGTGGATGCTGGTTCCGATCGGTGTGCTCGCTGCCGGCTCGATCCTCTCCGGCTTCCCGTTCAAGGAGATCTTCACCGGACCTCACGGCGTGGAGGAGTTCTTCCGTGAATCCGTGAAAATGAACCCGCATATTCTCGAGGACATGGAGCACATGCCGCCCCTGCTGGGATGGCTGCCCTTCGTGATGATGGTGGGCGGCTTCCTGGTGTCCTACCTGTTCTACATTCGCTGGACCTATCTGCCGGTCGAGCTCGCAAGAACCCAGCCGATGCTGTACCAGTTCCTGCTCAACAAGTGGTATTTCGACGAGCTGTACGACGTCATCTTCGTCCGCCCGGCGAAGTGGATCGGCTATCAGCTCTGGAAGAAGGGCGACGGGGCCATCATCGACGGCTTGGGCCCCGACGGCGTCTCGAAGCGAGTCCTGGATATCACCCGCAACGTCGTGAAGATCCAGACCGGCTATCTCTATCACTATGCATTCGCCATGCTGATCGGCGTCGCCGGCCTGATCACCTGGTTCATGTTCGGCTTTGGAGGCCAGTAA
- the nuoE gene encoding NADH-quinone oxidoreductase subunit NuoE produces the protein MSVRRLAPKEVQPASFAFTEENLAFAKQQIAKYPAGRQASAVIAILWRAQEQNDGWVSEAAIRVIADMLDMPYIRVLEVATFYTMFQLAPVGKKAHVQVCGTTPCRLRGAEDLIHVCESRIHHEPFHLSKDGNFSWEEVECLGACVNAPMVLIGKDTYEDLTKESFGKVLDGFASGNPPKPGPQNGRQFSAPITGPTTLKETT, from the coding sequence ATGTCCGTTCGCCGCCTAGCGCCCAAGGAAGTCCAGCCCGCGAGCTTTGCGTTCACGGAGGAGAACCTCGCGTTCGCGAAGCAGCAGATCGCGAAATATCCGGCGGGGCGTCAGGCCTCGGCCGTGATCGCGATCCTGTGGCGCGCGCAGGAGCAGAACGATGGCTGGGTGTCGGAAGCCGCGATCCGCGTCATCGCCGACATGCTCGACATGCCCTATATCCGCGTGTTGGAAGTCGCGACCTTCTACACAATGTTCCAGCTCGCGCCCGTCGGCAAGAAGGCCCACGTCCAGGTCTGCGGCACCACGCCGTGCCGCCTGCGCGGCGCCGAAGATTTGATCCACGTTTGCGAGAGCCGGATTCATCACGAGCCCTTCCACCTATCCAAGGACGGCAATTTCAGCTGGGAAGAGGTCGAATGCCTGGGCGCCTGCGTGAACGCGCCGATGGTCCTGATCGGCAAGGACACCTATGAGGACCTGACCAAGGAAAGCTTCGGCAAGGTGCTCGATGGCTTTGCCTCGGGCAATCCGCCCAAGCCCGGCCCGCAGAACGGCCGTCAGTTCTCGGCCCCCATCACCGGCCCGACCACGCTGAAGGAGACCACCTGA
- a CDS encoding NADH-quinone oxidoreductase subunit J has product MILPALFFYLFAGICVASAVMVIVSRNPVHSVLYLILAFVNASGLFVLMGAEFLAMILIVVYVGAVAVLFLFVIMMLDVDFLELREGFIEYLPVGLVIGGIFMFELLLVVGAWVINPTVTKTITAAIPANVSNTEALGLVLYTKYIHYFQLAGMVLLVAMIGAIVLTLRHKASVKRQDINVQNARTPDMAMALRKVAPGQGLQDADAAEWVK; this is encoded by the coding sequence ATGATCCTTCCCGCGCTGTTTTTCTATCTGTTCGCCGGCATCTGCGTCGCCTCGGCGGTGATGGTGATTGTCTCGCGCAATCCCGTGCACTCCGTGCTGTACCTGATCCTGGCCTTCGTCAACGCCTCCGGCCTGTTCGTGCTGATGGGCGCCGAGTTCCTGGCGATGATCCTGATCGTCGTCTATGTCGGCGCGGTCGCGGTGCTGTTCCTGTTCGTGATCATGATGCTCGACGTCGACTTCCTCGAGCTGCGCGAGGGCTTCATCGAGTACCTGCCGGTTGGTCTCGTGATCGGCGGCATCTTCATGTTCGAGCTGTTGCTGGTCGTCGGCGCTTGGGTGATCAACCCGACCGTGACCAAGACGATCACGGCGGCGATCCCCGCCAACGTCTCCAACACCGAGGCGCTCGGGCTCGTGCTCTATACGAAGTACATCCATTACTTCCAGCTCGCTGGCATGGTGCTGCTGGTCGCGATGATCGGCGCCATCGTGCTGACGTTGCGCCACAAGGCGTCCGTCAAGCGGCAGGACATCAACGTTCAGAACGCGCGCACGCCCGACATGGCGATGGCGCTGCGCAAGGTGGCACCGGGGCAGGGACTCCAGGATGCCGATGCGGCGGAGTGGGTGAAATGA
- the nuoH gene encoding NADH-quinone oxidoreductase subunit NuoH gives MAFFESAFWTGFLWPLIIMVAESVLVLVVLLVAIAYILLADRKIWAAVQIRRGPNVVGPWGLFQSFADLLKFVLKEPIIPAGANKGVFLLAPLVSCVLALAAWAVIPTNLGWVISDINVGVLFIFAISSLSIYGIIMAGWSSNSKYPFLAALRSAAQMVSYEVSIGFVIITVLLCAGTLNLSAVVEAQHARGLASLIGLPQLTILNWYVWPLFPMFVVFYVSALAETNRPPFDLVEAESELVAGFMVEYGSTPYLLFMLGEYVAIVTMCALATILFLGGWLPPVDLPPFNWVPGIIWFSLKLFFMFFLFAMAKAIVPRYRYDQLMRLGWKVFLPLSLAMVIVVAGVLHFAGIAPK, from the coding sequence ATGGCATTCTTCGAAAGCGCATTCTGGACCGGGTTCCTCTGGCCGCTGATCATCATGGTCGCGGAGAGCGTGTTGGTGCTCGTCGTCCTGCTGGTCGCGATCGCCTACATCCTGCTCGCCGACCGCAAGATCTGGGCGGCGGTGCAGATCCGCCGTGGCCCGAACGTGGTCGGCCCCTGGGGCCTGTTCCAATCCTTCGCCGACCTCCTGAAGTTCGTGCTGAAGGAGCCGATCATTCCGGCCGGCGCCAACAAGGGCGTTTTCCTCCTGGCGCCGCTGGTCTCCTGCGTGCTCGCGCTCGCGGCCTGGGCGGTGATCCCGACCAATCTCGGCTGGGTGATCTCCGACATCAATGTCGGCGTCCTCTTCATCTTCGCGATCTCGTCGCTGTCGATCTACGGCATCATCATGGCCGGCTGGTCGTCGAACTCGAAATATCCGTTCCTGGCCGCGCTGCGCTCGGCGGCGCAGATGGTGTCCTACGAGGTCTCGATCGGCTTCGTCATCATCACCGTCCTGCTCTGCGCCGGCACGCTGAACCTGTCGGCGGTCGTCGAGGCGCAGCATGCGCGTGGCCTTGCCAGCCTGATCGGGTTGCCGCAGCTCACCATCCTGAACTGGTACGTGTGGCCGCTGTTCCCGATGTTCGTCGTGTTCTACGTCTCGGCGCTGGCGGAAACCAACCGTCCGCCGTTCGACCTCGTCGAAGCCGAGTCCGAGCTCGTCGCCGGCTTCATGGTCGAATACGGCTCGACGCCGTATCTGCTGTTCATGCTCGGCGAGTACGTTGCCATCGTCACGATGTGCGCGCTGGCGACGATCCTGTTCCTGGGCGGCTGGTTGCCGCCGGTCGATCTGCCGCCCTTCAACTGGGTGCCGGGGATCATCTGGTTCTCGCTCAAACTGTTCTTCATGTTCTTCCTGTTCGCGATGGCGAAGGCGATCGTGCCGCGCTACCGCTACGATCAACTGATGCGTCTCGGCTGGAAGGTGTTCCTGCCGTTGTCGCTGGCGATGGTGATCGTGGTAGCCGGCGTACTGCATTTCGCCGGCATCGCGCCGAAGTGA
- the nuoG gene encoding NADH-quinone oxidoreductase subunit NuoG — translation MTKLIIDGKEIDVPPEYTLLQACEAAGAEIPRFCYHERLSIAGNCRMCLVEVKGGPKPVASCAWGVRDCRPGPKGEPPEISTRSPMVKKAREGVMEFLLINHPLDCPICDQGGECDLQDQAMGYGVDTSRFAENKRAVEDKYLGALVKTSMNRCIQCTRCVRFSAEVAGAPEMGATGRGEDMEITTYLEHALTSELQGNLVDICPVGALTSKPYAFAARPWELGKTQSVDVMDGVGSAIRVDTRGREVMRILPRVNEAVNEEWISDKTRHVVDGLRTQRLDRPYIREAGKLRPASWSEAFAAIAAKAGRSDGKRIGAIAGDLAGVEEMFALKDLLAKFGSANLAVQGGDAFDPALGRGSYIFNPTLVGIEQADALLIIGANPRKEAAVFNARIRKRWRAGGFKVGVIGAKADLTYDYDHLGAGTETLADLAAGKHSFADVLKNAKHPVVLVGAGATSRHDGAAILAQAAKLALDIGALKDGWNGFGVLQETASRVGALDIGFASGNGGLNAAQMTTFGTLDLLFLLGADEIKAPDGTFVVYVGTHGDRGAHRADVILPAAAYTEKSAIYVNTEGRVQMTGRAAFPPGEAREDWAIVRALSEALGKKLGYDSLPALRQAIFKAVPHLIRLDQIEAGTADQVKALAGKGGTPEKAPFKALIEDFYLTNPIARASAVMAECSRLASGQMLTAAE, via the coding sequence ATGACAAAGCTCATCATCGACGGCAAAGAGATCGATGTCCCGCCGGAGTACACGCTGCTCCAGGCGTGCGAGGCCGCCGGCGCCGAGATTCCGCGCTTCTGCTATCACGAGCGGCTGTCGATCGCCGGCAATTGCCGGATGTGTCTCGTCGAGGTGAAGGGCGGCCCGAAGCCGGTCGCGAGTTGCGCCTGGGGCGTGCGCGATTGCCGTCCGGGTCCGAAGGGCGAGCCGCCGGAAATCTCGACGCGTTCGCCGATGGTGAAGAAGGCCCGCGAAGGCGTGATGGAGTTCCTTCTCATCAATCATCCGCTGGACTGCCCGATCTGCGACCAGGGCGGCGAGTGCGACCTCCAGGACCAGGCGATGGGCTATGGTGTCGACACCAGCCGCTTCGCCGAGAACAAGCGCGCGGTCGAGGACAAGTATCTCGGCGCGCTGGTCAAGACCTCGATGAACCGTTGCATCCAGTGCACGCGCTGCGTCCGCTTCTCGGCGGAAGTTGCCGGCGCCCCCGAGATGGGCGCGACAGGCCGCGGCGAGGACATGGAGATCACGACCTATCTCGAGCACGCGCTGACGTCCGAGCTTCAGGGCAACCTCGTCGACATCTGCCCGGTCGGCGCGCTGACCTCGAAGCCGTATGCGTTCGCCGCGCGCCCGTGGGAGCTCGGCAAGACCCAGTCGGTCGATGTGATGGACGGCGTCGGCTCGGCGATCCGCGTCGACACCCGCGGCCGCGAGGTGATGCGCATCCTGCCGCGCGTCAACGAGGCCGTGAACGAGGAGTGGATTTCCGACAAGACCCGTCACGTCGTCGACGGCCTGCGCACGCAGCGGCTCGACCGGCCCTATATCCGCGAGGCCGGTAAGCTGCGCCCGGCTTCATGGTCCGAAGCTTTCGCCGCGATCGCCGCCAAGGCGGGCCGCAGCGACGGCAAGCGCATCGGCGCCATTGCCGGCGATCTCGCCGGCGTCGAGGAGATGTTCGCGCTCAAGGATCTGCTCGCCAAGTTCGGCTCGGCCAATCTGGCGGTGCAGGGTGGCGATGCCTTCGATCCCGCGCTCGGCCGCGGCTCGTATATCTTCAATCCGACGCTCGTCGGCATCGAGCAGGCCGACGCGCTGCTGATCATCGGCGCCAATCCGCGCAAGGAAGCGGCCGTGTTCAACGCCCGCATCCGCAAGCGCTGGCGCGCGGGCGGCTTCAAGGTCGGCGTGATCGGTGCCAAGGCCGATCTGACCTATGACTACGATCATCTCGGCGCGGGCACGGAGACGCTCGCCGATCTCGCCGCCGGCAAGCATTCCTTCGCTGATGTCCTGAAGAACGCCAAGCATCCGGTCGTTCTGGTCGGGGCCGGCGCGACCTCGCGCCATGACGGCGCGGCGATTCTCGCGCAGGCCGCCAAGCTGGCGCTCGATATCGGTGCGCTAAAGGATGGCTGGAACGGCTTTGGCGTCCTCCAGGAGACGGCTTCGCGCGTCGGCGCGCTGGATATCGGCTTTGCGTCAGGTAACGGCGGTTTGAACGCCGCGCAGATGACGACGTTCGGCACGCTTGACCTGTTGTTCCTGCTCGGCGCCGATGAGATCAAGGCGCCGGACGGCACCTTCGTCGTCTATGTCGGCACCCACGGCGACCGCGGCGCGCACCGCGCCGACGTGATTCTGCCGGCGGCGGCCTACACCGAGAAGTCCGCGATCTACGTCAACACCGAGGGCCGCGTACAGATGACGGGCCGTGCCGCGTTTCCGCCGGGCGAGGCCCGCGAGGACTGGGCGATCGTCCGCGCGCTGTCCGAGGCGCTCGGCAAGAAGCTCGGCTACGACTCGCTCCCTGCGCTGCGTCAGGCGATCTTCAAGGCGGTGCCGCATCTGATCCGTCTGGACCAGATCGAGGCGGGCACGGCCGACCAGGTCAAGGCGCTCGCAGGCAAGGGCGGCACGCCGGAGAAGGCGCCGTTCAAGGCCCTGATCGAGGACTTCTACCTGACCAACCCAATCGCGCGTGCGTCCGCCGTGATGGCGGAATGCTCGCGGCTTGCCTCCGGGCAGATGCTGACCGCAGCGGAGTGA
- the nuoI gene encoding NADH-quinone oxidoreductase subunit NuoI, whose amino-acid sequence MNINATARSLLLSEFVSAFFLAMRYFFQPKPTLNYPFEKGPISPRFRGEHALRRYPNGEERCIACKLCEAVCPAQAITIEAGPRRNDGTRRTVRYDIDMVKCIYCGLCQEACPVDAIVEGPNFEFATETREELFYDKAKLLANGDRWEREIAKAIELDAPYR is encoded by the coding sequence ATCAACATCAACGCCACCGCGCGTTCGCTTCTGCTGTCGGAATTCGTCTCGGCGTTCTTCCTCGCCATGCGCTACTTCTTCCAGCCGAAGCCGACGCTGAACTATCCCTTCGAGAAGGGCCCGATCTCGCCACGCTTCCGCGGCGAGCACGCGCTGCGCCGCTATCCGAACGGCGAAGAGCGCTGCATTGCCTGCAAGCTGTGCGAGGCGGTCTGCCCGGCGCAGGCCATCACCATCGAGGCCGGCCCGCGCCGCAACGACGGTACCCGCCGCACCGTGCGCTACGACATTGACATGGTGAAGTGCATCTATTGCGGCCTGTGCCAGGAGGCCTGCCCGGTCGACGCAATCGTCGAAGGCCCGAACTTCGAGTTCGCGACCGAGACCCGCGAGGAACTGTTCTATGACAAGGCCAAGCTGCTCGCCAATGGCGATCGCTGGGAACGCGAGATCGCGAAAGCGATCGAGCTCGACGCGCCGTACCGGTGA